In the genome of Streptomyces globosus, one region contains:
- the aroC gene encoding chorismate synthase, with the protein MSRLRWLTAGESHGPALVATLEGLPAGVPVTTELVADHLARRRLGYGRGARMKFEQDEVTFLGGVRHGLSLGSPVAVMVGNTEWPKWEKVMSADPVDPSELKETGRNAPLTRPRPGHADLAGMQKYGFDEARPILERASARETAARVALGAVARSFLKEAAGIEIVSHVVELAAAKAPYGVYPTPADVEKLDADPVRCLDADASKAMVAEIDQAHKDGDTLGGVVEVLAYGVPVGLGSHVHWDRRLDARLAAALMGIQAIKGVEVGDGFDLARVPGSKAHDEIVATPEGIKRTSGRSGGTEGGLTTGELLRVRAAMKPIATVPRALATIDVATGEAAAAHHQRSDVCAVPAAGIVAEAMVALVLADAVVEKFGGDSVAETRRNVQSYLDNLHIR; encoded by the coding sequence TTGAGCAGGTTGCGTTGGCTGACCGCCGGGGAATCGCACGGTCCGGCGCTGGTGGCGACGCTGGAGGGGCTTCCCGCCGGCGTCCCGGTGACCACGGAGCTGGTCGCCGACCACCTGGCGCGGCGCCGGCTCGGGTACGGGCGCGGCGCGCGGATGAAGTTCGAGCAGGACGAGGTCACCTTCCTCGGCGGCGTGCGCCACGGCCTGTCGCTGGGCTCCCCGGTCGCCGTCATGGTGGGCAACACCGAGTGGCCCAAGTGGGAGAAGGTCATGTCGGCCGACCCCGTCGACCCCTCGGAGCTGAAGGAGACCGGCCGCAACGCGCCGCTCACCCGGCCCCGCCCGGGCCACGCCGACCTGGCCGGCATGCAGAAGTACGGCTTCGACGAGGCCCGGCCGATCCTGGAGCGCGCCAGCGCCCGTGAGACCGCCGCCCGCGTCGCCCTCGGCGCCGTCGCCCGCTCCTTCCTGAAGGAGGCCGCCGGCATCGAGATCGTCAGCCACGTCGTCGAACTCGCCGCCGCCAAGGCCCCGTACGGCGTCTACCCCACCCCGGCCGACGTCGAGAAGCTGGACGCCGACCCGGTGCGCTGCCTCGACGCGGACGCCTCGAAGGCGATGGTCGCCGAGATCGACCAGGCCCACAAGGACGGCGACACCCTCGGCGGCGTCGTCGAGGTCCTCGCCTACGGAGTCCCCGTCGGCCTCGGCTCGCACGTCCACTGGGACCGCCGCCTGGACGCCCGCCTCGCGGCCGCGCTGATGGGCATTCAGGCCATCAAGGGCGTCGAGGTCGGCGACGGCTTCGACCTGGCCCGCGTCCCCGGCTCCAAGGCGCACGACGAGATCGTCGCCACCCCCGAGGGCATCAAGCGGACCTCCGGCCGCTCCGGCGGCACCGAAGGCGGCCTGACCACCGGCGAGCTGCTCCGCGTCCGCGCCGCGATGAAGCCCATCGCGACCGTCCCGCGCGCCCTGGCCACCATCGACGTCGCCACCGGCGAGGCGGCCGCCGCGCACCACCAGCGCTCCGACGTGTGCGCCGTCCCCGCGGCCGGCATCGTGGCCGAGGCCATGGTCGCCCTGGTCCTCGCCGACGCCGTCGTGGAGAAGTTCGGCGGCGACTCGGTCGCCGAGACCCGCCGCAACGTGCAGTCCTACCTCGACAACCTGCACATCCGGTGA
- a CDS encoding shikimate dehydrogenase: MSRIRAAVLGSPIEHSLSPVLHRAAYRELGLADWSYDRFDLGEAALADFLAGLGPEWAGLSLTMPLKRAVIPLLDAISDTAAAVEAVNTVVLTADGRRLGDNTDIPGIIAALHERGVDKVDTAAILGAGATASSALAALGRICTGEVTAYVRSRARADEMLRWGERLGVAVRTADWADASRALTAPLVIATTPAGATDRLAADVPDAPGTLFDVLYDPWPTALAAAWSARGGRLLGGLDLLVHQAVLQVEQMTGRTPGPLAAMRAAGEAALRARH; the protein is encoded by the coding sequence ATGTCACGCATACGGGCCGCGGTGCTGGGTTCCCCCATCGAGCACTCCCTCTCACCGGTGCTGCACCGCGCCGCCTACCGGGAGCTCGGCCTCGCCGACTGGTCGTACGACCGCTTCGACCTCGGCGAGGCCGCACTCGCGGACTTCCTGGCGGGCCTCGGCCCCGAGTGGGCCGGGCTGTCCCTGACCATGCCGCTCAAGCGCGCGGTCATCCCGCTGCTCGACGCGATCAGCGACACCGCAGCCGCCGTCGAGGCCGTCAACACCGTCGTCCTGACCGCGGACGGCCGCCGCCTCGGCGACAACACCGACATCCCGGGGATCATCGCCGCCCTCCACGAGCGCGGTGTCGACAAGGTCGACACCGCCGCGATCCTCGGCGCCGGAGCCACCGCCTCCTCCGCGCTCGCCGCCCTCGGGCGGATATGCACCGGCGAGGTCACCGCCTACGTCCGCTCCCGCGCCCGCGCCGACGAGATGCTCCGCTGGGGCGAGCGGCTCGGCGTCGCCGTCCGCACGGCCGACTGGGCGGACGCCTCCCGCGCCCTCACCGCCCCCCTGGTCATCGCCACCACGCCCGCCGGGGCCACCGACCGGCTCGCCGCCGACGTCCCCGACGCGCCCGGCACCCTCTTCGACGTCCTGTACGACCCCTGGCCGACCGCCCTCGCCGCCGCCTGGTCGGCCCGCGGCGGCCGCCTCCTGGGCGGCCTCGACCTCCTCGTCCACCAGGCCGTCCTCCAGGTGGAGCAGATGACCGGCCGCACCCCCGGCCCGCTCGCCGCGATGCGGGCCGCCGGCGAGGCCGCCCTGCGGGCCCGCCACTGA
- the mltG gene encoding endolytic transglycosylase MltG, with translation MTEYGRGSGPEPWHPEDPLHGDSGWSGHEAQQGRMPFGGVPQHQYPQEPQHQQYLQQEQYPGQTQGYPQQPQPHQQMPVQQPAYDGGGQAWDTAHGGYAGAPQAAQAYPGTGQYPGAAEGYPAADGYPQADPYPAPDPYAGADPYAQQPVGGYPGEAPDLYGTPEAYPPPKPPGRRDPEPGAEPEDDEPDEDSALSDSGRDGDDNDRDAGSGGGRRAGRSKGKGKGKPKRSGAACLVAALVIAGVVGGGGYYGYSYLKARFGSAEDYAGSGNGESVEVEIPNGATVAQMGSILKEAGVVASTQAFVDAATADKRSTGIQPGTYTLQKKMSSASAIAVLVDPSKLNVLTIPEGKRAVDVYKMIDKKLGKPEGTTAQIAQQQAKNLGLPAWAVSTRKVRDPLEGFLYPTRYDLSKESTPESLLKQMVKNANDKYAALGLEGKAKELGLANPYELVIVASLVQVEGNKHDDFRKMSEVIYNRLKPSNTATNQKIEFDSTINYIKGTSNINVSREETRRIDDPYNTYRYAGLPPGPISNPGDEAVNAALDPDKGGWMFFVSIDGNTTTFTKTFAEHDKLVAEFNERQKKKSGG, from the coding sequence ATGACTGAGTATGGCCGGGGCTCTGGCCCCGAACCGTGGCACCCGGAGGACCCCCTCCACGGGGACTCCGGGTGGAGCGGGCACGAGGCCCAGCAGGGCCGGATGCCGTTCGGCGGGGTCCCGCAGCACCAGTACCCACAGGAGCCGCAGCACCAGCAGTACCTCCAGCAGGAGCAGTACCCGGGGCAGACGCAGGGCTACCCGCAGCAGCCCCAGCCCCACCAGCAGATGCCGGTGCAGCAGCCCGCCTACGACGGCGGCGGGCAGGCCTGGGACACGGCCCACGGCGGCTACGCCGGAGCCCCGCAGGCCGCCCAGGCCTACCCGGGCACCGGGCAGTACCCAGGGGCCGCCGAGGGCTACCCGGCGGCCGACGGCTACCCGCAGGCCGACCCGTACCCGGCGCCGGACCCGTACGCGGGCGCTGACCCCTACGCGCAGCAGCCGGTCGGCGGCTACCCGGGGGAGGCCCCGGACCTCTACGGCACCCCGGAGGCCTACCCGCCCCCGAAGCCCCCCGGCCGCCGCGATCCGGAACCCGGTGCGGAACCGGAGGACGACGAGCCGGACGAGGACTCGGCCCTGTCCGACAGCGGCCGCGACGGCGACGACAACGACCGCGACGCCGGATCCGGCGGCGGACGCCGCGCCGGCCGTTCCAAGGGGAAGGGCAAGGGGAAGCCGAAGCGGAGCGGCGCCGCCTGCCTCGTCGCGGCCCTCGTCATCGCCGGTGTCGTCGGCGGCGGCGGGTACTACGGCTACAGCTACCTCAAGGCCCGCTTCGGCAGCGCAGAGGACTACGCGGGCTCCGGCAACGGCGAGAGCGTCGAGGTCGAGATCCCGAACGGCGCGACCGTCGCCCAGATGGGGTCGATCCTCAAGGAGGCCGGCGTCGTCGCCAGCACGCAGGCCTTCGTCGACGCCGCCACCGCGGACAAGCGGAGCACCGGCATCCAGCCGGGGACGTACACGCTGCAGAAGAAGATGTCGAGCGCGTCCGCCATCGCGGTCCTCGTCGACCCCTCCAAGCTCAACGTCCTCACGATCCCCGAGGGCAAGCGCGCCGTCGACGTCTACAAGATGATCGACAAGAAGCTCGGCAAGCCGGAGGGCACCACCGCCCAGATCGCGCAGCAGCAGGCGAAGAACCTCGGCCTGCCCGCGTGGGCCGTGAGCACCAGGAAGGTGCGCGACCCGCTGGAGGGCTTCCTCTACCCGACGCGCTACGACCTGTCGAAGGAGAGCACGCCCGAGTCCCTGCTCAAGCAGATGGTCAAGAACGCGAACGACAAGTACGCGGCGCTCGGCCTGGAGGGCAAGGCCAAGGAGCTGGGCCTGGCGAACCCGTACGAGCTCGTCATCGTCGCGAGCCTGGTGCAGGTCGAGGGCAACAAGCACGACGACTTCCGCAAGATGTCCGAGGTCATCTACAACCGCCTGAAGCCGTCGAACACCGCCACGAACCAGAAGATCGAGTTCGACTCGACGATCAACTACATCAAGGGCACCAGCAACATCAACGTCAGCCGCGAGGAGACGCGGAGGATCGACGACCCGTACAACACCTACCGCTACGCCGGGCTCCCGCCCGGCCCCATCAGCAACCCGGGCGACGAGGCCGTCAACGCCGCGCTCGACCCGGACAAGGGCGGCTGGATGTTCTTCGTGTCCATCGACGGCAACACCACCACCTTCACCAAGACGTTCGCGGAACACGACAAACTGGTGGCGGAGTTCAACGAACGCCAGAAGAAGAAGTCGGGCGGGTAG
- the ruvX gene encoding Holliday junction resolvase RuvX — protein sequence MALRRGRRLAVDVGDARIGVATCDPDGVLATPVETVPGRDIPFAHRRLRQLVEEYEPLEVVVGLPRSLSGREGPAAAKVRAFAAELAKGVKPVPVRLVDERMTTVTAAQGLRASGRNARKGRSVIDQAAAVVILQNALETERVSGNPPGECVEVVV from the coding sequence ATGGCACTGCGCCGCGGACGCCGTCTCGCCGTCGACGTCGGGGACGCCCGGATCGGGGTCGCGACCTGCGACCCCGACGGGGTGCTGGCCACACCGGTGGAAACCGTGCCCGGCCGGGACATCCCCTTCGCCCACCGGCGGCTGCGGCAGCTCGTGGAGGAGTACGAACCCCTGGAGGTCGTGGTCGGCCTGCCCCGCTCGCTCAGCGGGCGGGAGGGGCCGGCCGCGGCCAAGGTGCGCGCCTTCGCCGCCGAACTGGCCAAGGGCGTCAAGCCCGTTCCCGTCCGCCTCGTGGACGAGCGGATGACGACGGTCACCGCCGCCCAGGGGCTGCGGGCCTCCGGGCGGAACGCCAGGAAGGGGCGGTCGGTGATCGACCAGGCCGCCGCCGTGGTGATCCTTCAGAACGCTCTTGAGACCGAACGGGTATCGGGTAATCCGCCCGGCGAGTGCGTCGAAGTGGTTGTCTGA